One Vicia villosa cultivar HV-30 ecotype Madison, WI linkage group LG5, Vvil1.0, whole genome shotgun sequence genomic window, TGGTAGCATACGAAATGtgtcttgattttcaaaacgattaCGGGATTGGCACTTTCCTATCATTCATAAACTCACTGATCCGCCAACCAGAAGATGTGAAAGACTTAAGATCAGCAGGGATTTTAATTAGTAACTACGGAACTGATGAAGAATTGGTTAAGCTATTCCGTGTTTTAGTTACTGATGTACTATCGAATGCGGGTATATATTCAGATGTTTTAGTTACAAAATGTTTATTTAGCCATTTCGATCAAAAGATCTATTTTCAGGGAAAGAGAAACTCTCTAATTCATTATACTCCAGAAGTTGTTACAtgagattacaaatgagttataaGAAAATAGTTTTTGCCTTCAGATTTCCAAGAACAACCCAGAAGGCTCCAAAGATCAAACTCTTATTTTCTACTATAGTTTTTCCCAACCTCTCCATCTCTCAAAATATAAATCACTCCAACCCAAGTTGTTTAGAAGTATTTCATAAAccccttagataactccaaaggttCTCTGATGGTTGGCATGCATTTTGCTAAAACATACTGAGGAAGATCATGTTGAAAGAGATGTAAGATGAACTAGCATCCACTCTTCaacatgtcgaacaagatgtcatgacattctggcATGACATCCTGACTGCAAGAGCTGATCTGGC contains:
- the LOC131605231 gene encoding uncharacterized protein LOC131605231 yields the protein MLLPDSTHKNKGKTREKINNSVVRYMNTQELRSNGIRIKSNNKRSPIEISFSHGWLNGELRLPEIVLDDITISTFINLVAYEMCLDFQNDYGIGTFLSFINSLIRQPEDVKDLRSAGILISNYGTDEELVKLFRVLVTDVLSNAGIYSDVLVTKCLFSHFDQKIYFQGKRNSLIHYTPEVVT